In Pseudomonas campi, the sequence TTGGCAGACCCTGTTCGGCGAGCAGGCGCGCGCCCTGCAGCTCGCGCTGGAAGTGCCGCTCGGCCTTGCCGCCGACCAGCAGCTTGGCCAGCACCGGGCGCCCGCGCCACAGGGCGAGGCCGACGTAGCGCTGACCCGGCAGCACGCGCAACAGGCGTTGCAGCTCCAGCACCTCGCCGGCCAGTTCGATGCGCAGCGGCAGCGCCGGCTGACGGCCGGCCTGGGCCAACTGGGCAAGCCGCATCAGCGTGCTTCCTTGTGCCGACGGCGGGCACCCAGGCGCTGCCACCAACCCTCCAGATCCCCCGCCGCACCCAGATAGGTCGCCAGCAGCTCGCGCACCTCGGCCTCGCTCCAGGCACCGGCGCGACGCAGCAACGGCTCCAGGTCCTTGATCCGGTCGCGCTGGCCGAACAGCAGCGGACGGGTCTTTTCCAGATCGATCAGCTGCGCGGCAAAACCCTCGCCGGCGGCCTTGAGGAAAATATGCTTGGGGTAGAAGCAACCGTGCATCTGCCCGGCATCGTGCAGGCGCCGAGCCAGCTCGCCGCAGGCACGCAAAATGGCCTGGCGAGTAGGCCCAGGCACGCCCTCCCAGCCTTGCAGCCAGTGGTCGAGATCCTGCCAGCCGTCCAATGCACGGGTCAGCAGAATGGCGCGTCGCTCACCGGGCAAGCGCCGCTCGGCGAAGAACGCCGCCTGCAGTGCAGGAATGCCCAGTCGGCGATAGGCCTGGATATTGCGAAACTCGCGAGTGAAGGTCGGCTCGCCGAAGGGGTGGCGCAGGCTGCGGGTCAGGTGATTGCTCTGCCGCTTGAGGTAGAAGGCCGCCTCGCCCAGCTCCAGGCGATACACGCTGCTCCAACCGCCGCGCTCGGTATTGGGCTCATCCACCGCCTCCAGCTGCAGCGCCCACAGCGCCTCGAAACTGGCCAGGCCGTGGCCTTCGAGAACGGCACGATCCTCGGCCGCGATAAAGTCTCTCATTCCCGTCCCTCGAAGAACTTGACGATGCGCCGGACTTCCCGCTTGTCCGCCGCACTCAACCGCTCACAGCCGCGGTATTGCCGATAGAAACGCAGGCGTTGGGTACGGCTCAGCTGGTACTTGGCCACCTTGTCCAGGCAGGCCAGGTCCTTGACGATGCGGTAGCTGAGCAGCGGTCCCCACCAGAACGCCCCGGTCGGGCAATCGATGAAGAACAGCTCTGCCCGGTCGTTGACCAGCAGGTTGCGCCATTTCAAATCGTTATGGGTGAAGTGGTGGTCATGCAGGGTACGAGTCGCGCGAGCCAGTTGCACACTGACCTGCTCGACCCAGGCACGATCAGCCAAGCGCGGATCCTGGCGGCGCGCCAGCAGCGCCAGGTCCTGGGTGTCGGGCAGCTCGCGAGTGATCAGCGCGCCACGCACGAAGGCGCCCGCCTTGCGCTCCAGGCCATAGGCCACGATGGGCGCCGTGGGGATGCCCCACTTGGCAAAATATTTGAGGTTCTGCCACTCGGCCTTGACCCGCGGCCGCCCGATATAGCGACGCAGACCTTTGCCCGCGCCCCAGTAGCGCTTGACGTAATAGCACACGCCATCACGCTCGATACGCACCACCTCCGACAGCGGATCACGGGTCAGGCGATGGCCCTCGATGGCAAACACCCGCTGCAAATCAGCCAGCTCATCCCGCAATGCAGCGGGACAAAGATCGGTTACCCGCCACTCACTCATTGCCCGGCTCCCGGCGCATATTTGCGGGCATAACGCTGCAGCAAACGCTCCGCCTTGCGCTCCAGCCAGGCCAGCAGCCGGGCCTCATCACGCAGGATGGCGCGCAGCGGCTGAGCGCCTTGCAATGCGCTGAAATAGCCGCGCAGAAAACGCAGCTTGTCAGCGCGGGTCAGGCCGATATTCAGCGCAGAGAAATACAGCGCGGCCAGGTCCTTGTTGCGCCAGCGCAGGGGCACGGCGCTGCGCACCTGAGCGCGGTGCAAGTCGATCAGCGACAGGCGCAGGTTATCCGCCGTCACCGGTGTGTCGGTGTGCAGCAGGAAGTGGCAGATGTAGCAGTCGCGGTGATTGACCCCAGCGCGGTGCATGGCACCGGTCATCTTCGCCACTTCGGCGATCAGCGCACGCTTGAGGCGCGGACTGGGCGATTGGCGCGCCCAGTCGAGCGTCAGCTGCTCCAGATCGATGGTCGGCGCCAGTTCCTCGGTGACGATAAAGGAATGCTGCGCCGCCGGATTGCTGCCGCGCTCGCCATAGGCCACGGCGGTCATAGTCGCCACACCGGCCTCGGTCAGGCGCTGGATGGCCTGCCATTCCTGGGCCGCGCCGAGCACCGGCAGCTTGGCGCTGAGCAGGTTCTTGACGATCTCGCCCCAGCCGATGCCGCGGTGGATCTTGACGAAATAACCACGCCCGGCGACTTCGGTGCGCAGCGTGCGCCGTCCTTCCAGTTCGCGATAGACCTGGCCCTGCAGCGCCTCCACGGCGACGAAGGGATCCTGGCCAGTCCACAGACCCTTGAACGGTTCGGTGAGGATCAGCTTCATGCCCGCTCCGCCAGGATCACGTCGGCCGCGTGCTGCGGCATGGAATACAGGTCGGCCGTATCGGCGAAGGCCAGGCCGTTGGCGCCCCAGCTTGCCCTGGCCGCATCGTCGGTCAACATCTCGGTGAGCATGCTATTGAGTCGCTCCTGCTGGAACGGGCTGGGCAGCACGCGCCCGGCATCGGCTTCGGCGATGTAGTGGGCATAGCCGCAGACATCACTGACCAGCACCGGCAGGCCGGAAACCAGCGCCTCCAGCAGCACGGTGCCGGTGTTCTCGTTGTAGGCCGGGTGGATCAGCAGGTCGGCGCCGAGCAGGAAACGCGGAATGTCGCTGCGCCCCTTGAGGATCTGCACCTGTTCGGACACGCCCAGGGCCTTGGCCTGCAGCTGGAACGAGCGCGGGTCGTCCTGGCCGATGGCAATCAGGCGGGTGCGCTGTTTAAGCTCGCGCGGCAGGGCGGCCAGGGCCTTGAGACTGCGGTCCAGGCCCTTGGTCTTGAAGCCGGAGCCGATCTGCACCAGCAGCAGGTCGCTATCGCCCAGCTTGAACTCGCGGCGGAACTCGGCACGGATCTCAGCGGCATTGGCCGGCGCGCGGCGGTCGGCAGCGATGCCCGGTGGCAGCAGATGGAAGCGCGCTTCCGGGGTCTGGTAGTGCTTGATGAACAGCGGCTGCTGCACTTCGGAAATCATCAGGATTTCGGTCTTCGACTCGGGGGCGAACACCGCCCGTTCGTAGTCGGCGAAATGCTTGTAGCGGCCCCAGCGCTTGTAGATCGGGTTGCGCAGGGTCTGCGCCTTGTCCTCAAAGCAGCCATCAGCGGCGTAGTACACGTCCAGGCCCGGCATCTTGTTGAAGCCGATCACCCGGCCCACCGGCTCGCGG encodes:
- a CDS encoding glycosyltransferase family 4 protein translates to MQLAFVLYKYFPYGGLQRDFLRIALECQARGHAIRVYTPIWEGEVPAGFDVRVAPVKALFNHHRNEKFSAWLAADLAREPVGRVIGFNKMPGLDVYYAADGCFEDKAQTLRNPIYKRWGRYKHFADYERAVFAPESKTEILMISEVQQPLFIKHYQTPEARFHLLPPGIAADRRAPANAAEIRAEFRREFKLGDSDLLLVQIGSGFKTKGLDRSLKALAALPRELKQRTRLIAIGQDDPRSFQLQAKALGVSEQVQILKGRSDIPRFLLGADLLIHPAYNENTGTVLLEALVSGLPVLVSDVCGYAHYIAEADAGRVLPSPFQQERLNSMLTEMLTDDAARASWGANGLAFADTADLYSMPQHAADVILAERA
- a CDS encoding lipopolysaccharide kinase InaA family protein, with the translated sequence MRDFIAAEDRAVLEGHGLASFEALWALQLEAVDEPNTERGGWSSVYRLELGEAAFYLKRQSNHLTRSLRHPFGEPTFTREFRNIQAYRRLGIPALQAAFFAERRLPGERRAILLTRALDGWQDLDHWLQGWEGVPGPTRQAILRACGELARRLHDAGQMHGCFYPKHIFLKAAGEGFAAQLIDLEKTRPLLFGQRDRIKDLEPLLRRAGAWSEAEVRELLATYLGAAGDLEGWWQRLGARRRHKEAR
- a CDS encoding lipopolysaccharide kinase InaA family protein, translating into MSEWRVTDLCPAALRDELADLQRVFAIEGHRLTRDPLSEVVRIERDGVCYYVKRYWGAGKGLRRYIGRPRVKAEWQNLKYFAKWGIPTAPIVAYGLERKAGAFVRGALITRELPDTQDLALLARRQDPRLADRAWVEQVSVQLARATRTLHDHHFTHNDLKWRNLLVNDRAELFFIDCPTGAFWWGPLLSYRIVKDLACLDKVAKYQLSRTQRLRFYRQYRGCERLSAADKREVRRIVKFFEGRE
- the rfaP gene encoding lipopolysaccharide core heptose(I) kinase RfaP; protein product: MKLILTEPFKGLWTGQDPFVAVEALQGQVYRELEGRRTLRTEVAGRGYFVKIHRGIGWGEIVKNLLSAKLPVLGAAQEWQAIQRLTEAGVATMTAVAYGERGSNPAAQHSFIVTEELAPTIDLEQLTLDWARQSPSPRLKRALIAEVAKMTGAMHRAGVNHRDCYICHFLLHTDTPVTADNLRLSLIDLHRAQVRSAVPLRWRNKDLAALYFSALNIGLTRADKLRFLRGYFSALQGAQPLRAILRDEARLLAWLERKAERLLQRYARKYAPGAGQ